The segment TGCAATGGGCTACCGACCATATGCCGGAGATCGAACGAGCTCGCGCGGACTTCGACCTTCTGTGACAACGGTCCGAGTCAGCACCTCGAGACTCGGGATGACCCGAACAGCAGATGACCGACGAGCGACGATGCGGTTGAAGGTGCCGAACTCTGGGCACAGAGAAGGTATGAGAGATAACGCAAAGCTGACAGTGGAACGCACCATCGAGGCACCCGTCGACGCTGTTTTCGACGTCCTGTCCAATCCTGAGCGGCATCAGGCGCTCGATGGATCGGGCTTCGTACGCAGCGTGGACCACGCCGACCGGATTCAGAAGGTCGGCGAGAAGTTCACGATGAACATGCAGGGCGATCACATGGGTGGCGAGTACCAGACCGACAACCACGTGACCGGCTACATCAAGGACAAGCTGGTCGCATGGAAGACGGCCCCCGCAGGTAACGAGCCTCCCGGATGGGAGTGGCTGTGGGAGCTCGAATCTCAGGGCCCCAACGAGACGCTGGTCCGCCACACCTACGACTGGTCCAAGGTCACGGACAAGAAGTTGCTCCAGCAGATCAAGTTCCCGCTGGTGACCGAAGATCAGCTGAACGACACACTCGCTCGACTGGCAGTCGAAGCGACGTCCTGATTTCAGGCCGCAGGTCTCAGGTCAGCCGAAGAACGCTGTGCTGTCGAGACTTTCGATCGACATCCAGCGTCGAGGAAAGTCCGCCGGCCCAGATGTAGCCGACAGATCGACTCCACGGACGGCCAGCGCCGACGTCGGCATCTGATCGACGATCAGACCGACGGCATAGGTAGCGGCCGTCACGTGGAGGCACGGATCGATTCTTCCGGAGCAGGTGCAGGACGCTTCGGTGGCGTCGGGGACCGGCGACAGTTTGCTCGCTATCAGTTCGGCGTGGACCTCGTCGGGGAGGTCACCGCTGGTTGCACCCCCGCGCGTGTGGCGGGCGAGAATGCGCAGCACCGACTTTCGTTCCGTCGCCGAATAGCGGGGGAGTGACAGCACAGCCGTCTCGCTCTTCTTGCCCGCGGACACGACGCATCGAAACTCACCGACCTTGTTGTGATCTACGGCAACTGCATCGTTGCGCACCAGGCTGCGTGCCCGCGGGAGCATCGGGTTCGGCCTGGTGACGGCGATGGGTTCCACCCGCCGGATCCAGTCTTTCCCCCACGGCGTCGACCCGAATGCCGCGGGCTGCGGTGTGATAGCCATCAGCGCGACACCGCCCTCAGCGACAGCGTCTCGCGCAACGTCGAGTCGTCGAGCGCCGCCAGAGCCAGCTCGTTGTTGCTCTCGGTCAAACCAGCGATCGCCTTCTTGCGGGTATGGAGTGATGCGATGTGCTCCTCCAGTGTTCCCTCCGTCGTGAGTGCCATGACCGTCACCTGCGACTTCTGTCCGATTCGGTGCACCCGGTCGGTGGCCTGCGCCTCGACCGCGGGGTTCCACCATCGGTCGTAGTGAATCACCGTGCTGGCGCGGGTGAGATTGAGGCCGTACCCCGCCGCCCTCAGACTGAGAACCATGACGGGTGATCGGTCGCTGTTCTGGAATCGGTCGACCATCTTGTCGCGCTTGTCCACGTCGAGCCCGCCGTGAAAGAACGGAATCGGGGCCCCGGTGAGGCGCTCGAGATGCTCCGCCAGGATTTCCCCGGTCCGGCGGTACTGAGTGAACACGAGCGCAGCTCGCGAGGATTCGGCGAGTTCCTCGACGATGTCGGTGAGCCTGTCGAGTTTCCCGGACCGATCAGCAAGTCGAGCCAAGTCTCCGTTGACGAGGCCTGGGTGATTGCAGATCAGTTTTAGCTGGGTGAGTAGCGCCAGCACTGCTGTCCCTCGTCCTCGGTCGGTGCCGAAGCCGGTATCGAATGCTTCCTCGATGGCCGAGTTGTACAGCATTGCTTGCTCATTCGAGATCGGACACAGAACATCGATGTGGTTCTTCGGCGGCAGATCTGTCGCAACCTCGGCCTTCGTCCGGCGAAGAACGACCGGCGCGATCGCGCTCGACAGTTGTGCCAGTGCGGCCGCTGAGCCTCCCTGCTCGATGGGTGCCGAGAATCGTCGGGTGAACCGAGCTCGGGTTCCGAGCAAACCGGGATTGGTGAGATCGATCAAGGCCCAGAGTTCATCCATGCGGTTCTCGACGGGAGTGCCGGTCAGGGCGATG is part of the Rhodococcus sp. SBT000017 genome and harbors:
- a CDS encoding SRPBCC family protein, yielding MRDNAKLTVERTIEAPVDAVFDVLSNPERHQALDGSGFVRSVDHADRIQKVGEKFTMNMQGDHMGGEYQTDNHVTGYIKDKLVAWKTAPAGNEPPGWEWLWELESQGPNETLVRHTYDWSKVTDKKLLQQIKFPLVTEDQLNDTLARLAVEATS
- a CDS encoding DEAD/DEAH box helicase, which codes for MLSTADTDSAPHVTYLPHRHCFAVWHSTPGATPVGESTPVELAVPGADGTIAVRTVGAHLVAANPGELRSATSSAEGPSARGWLAILNHVEQNPDVSGLPSALVDALPPAAHAVPNAGGSSVSTAHGAADALRASLHLQNHLLQRASAFTPRPYQVHGAAWIPTVHEVGGGGILADEMGLGKTLQAIAHMIVGARRGEGNYLVVCPTSLISNWRREIENFSDGELVVNVYRGPSRTLELCADAGSVTVTGYPTLRTDTDRLSEISWSTVFFDEAHVMKNSRTKIARAARRLNSTTRIALTGTPVENRMDELWALIDLTNPGLLGTRARFTRRFSAPIEQGGSAAALAQLSSAIAPVVLRRTKAEVATDLPPKNHIDVLCPISNEQAMLYNSAIEEAFDTGFGTDRGRGTAVLALLTQLKLICNHPGLVNGDLARLADRSGKLDRLTDIVEELAESSRAALVFTQYRRTGEILAEHLERLTGAPIPFFHGGLDVDKRDKMVDRFQNSDRSPVMVLSLRAAGYGLNLTRASTVIHYDRWWNPAVEAQATDRVHRIGQKSQVTVMALTTEGTLEEHIASLHTRKKAIAGLTESNNELALAALDDSTLRETLSLRAVSR